In Haloarchaeobius salinus, the sequence CGACGGATCGGAAGTTAACACATATATCAGACAACCGTGTGCTCCTACGTTACATGCAATTCTGTGACGGGTGTGGTTCGATCATGCACACGGAGGGCGACACGTGGGTGTGTCGCTCCTGTGAGAACGAGGAGCCACGGGACTCGCAAGCAGAAGCGGCGATGACGACCCAGGATGGACAGCGGGACGACGGGTCACCCGACGTGGCCGACGCGACCCAGGGATCCACCGAGACGATGCAGGAGCCCTGTCCGGCGGACGACTGCGATAGCGACCGGGCCTACTACGAGATGATGCCGAAGCCGGGCGGCTCCTACGAGGTCCGGCTGTTCACCTGCGTCGAGTGCGGCCAGAAGTGGCGCGAGTCCTGACGGCGCATCTCGCGGACCCCGCCGTTGGCACATGCACAGACCGCCACAGCAGCGTCTCAACTCCCTGGGTTACTCGGTCTCGGAGCCACACGCCGACGCCAAACCGGCTCCCACGACGTTCTCGAGGCGATCACCGACCTCTGTCACGAGAGCCGTCGTTGGAACACGCTATCTCCAGAGACGGAACCGAACACGGGCAGTGTTCGGACTCCTCGGTAACCCAGACCACCCGACTCGCAGACCCGCTCAACAGCCGATTCGCCCGTCTCCAGTTGAATCTACCACCGACGCGACTCCACCACGCTCACCCGCGAACGCAACCCCTAAATTCCACAACCCGAAGATAGAGGCATGCGCGGCCAGCCACAGGCGTTCGACCGGGTGCTCTCCTCGATGTGCACGGAACCCCACCCGGTCGCCCGCGAGGCCGCAGAGCGGTTCCTCGCCACGAACCCCGGCGACCCCGCGACGTACCAGAGCGTCGCGGACCTGGAGGACGAGGCCATCGCCGGTCTCGGCGAACTCGTCGGCCTCGACGACCCAGCGGGCTACATCGCCAGCGGTGGTACGGAGGCGAACATCCAGGCGGTGCGCATCGCCCGCAACCGGGCGGTGTCGAGCACGCCGAACGTCGTCGTGCCGGAGAGCGCGCACTTCTCGTTCCAGAAGGCCGCCGACGTGCTCTCGGTGGAGCTCCGGGTCGCCCCGCTCACCGACGACTGGACCGCCGACGTGGGTGCAGTGCGCCGGTTCTGCGACGAGGACACCGCGCTCGTCGTCGGCGTCGCCGGGACGACCGAGTACGGCAGGGTCGATCCCATCCCCGAACTCGCCGAGCTCGCGGACGACGTGGGCGCGCTCTGTCACGTCGATGCGGCCTGGGGCGGCTTCGTCCTCCCCTTCACCGACCACGAGTGGCACTTCGGGCACGCCGACGTCGACACGATGACCATCGATCCGCACAAGATGGGCGCGGCGGCTATCCCGGCGGGCGGGCTGGTCGCCCGCGACGGCGGGCTGTTCGACGCGCTCGCCGTCGACACGCCGTACCTCGAGTCGGCGAAGCAGGCGACGCTCACGGGCACCCGCTCCGGTGCGGGCGTCGCGAGCGCGGCGGCGGCGATGGACGAACTCTGGCCCGACGGCTACCGCGAGCAGTACGAGCGGGCGCAGGCCAACGCCGAGTGGGTCGCCGACGCGCTCTCCGAGCGGGGGTTCGACGTGGTCGAGCCCGAACTGCCGCTGGTCGCGGTCCCGATGTCGGACGAGCTGTTCGAGTCGCTGCGCGAGGCCGACTGGCGGGTCTCCCGGACCGCGGACGGCAAGCTCCGCATCGTCTGCATGCCCCACGTCACCCGCGACGTGCTCGAGGCGTTCGTCGCCGACGTCGACCGACTGCAGCCCACTGCGAACATTAACACTTAGGTCGGCGGACCGCCGAGGCGAACGTAGTGTCCACCGTCTCGACCCCGTCGCTCGCCCTCCTCGACACGTTCCTGTCCGTCGATCCGGTGGTCTGGCTCCCGCTCTCCGAGTTCATCCCCGACTTCGCCGGGCTGGCCGAGGCGGTCCGGAACGCGTCGGGCGTCATCGGGCTCGCCATCATCGCTGTCTACTCCTTCCTCATCGCGTTCGTGCTGCCGCTCCCGAGCGAGGTCGTCCTCGCCCCGGTCAGGACGGGGACCCTCGCGCTCGGGCTGCCGACCTACCTCGAGTACGCCATCGTCATCGTCGTCAGCGGCGTCGGGAAGGCTGCGGGCAGCGTGTTCGCGTTCCACATCGGACAGGAGGCCAAGGAGTCCGGACCCGTCGTCCGGTTCCTCCGGAACTCGCGGTTCAACATCATCGAGTGGTCCGAGAAGAAGTCCGTCGAGCTCGCCCGGCGGTACGGCTACGTCGGGCTGGCGATGGCGCTGTCGGTGCCGTTCTTCCCCGACACCATCTCCATCTACGCGTTCGCGGTGCTCGAACGCGACTACAAGAAGTTCGCGCTGGCGACGTTCGCGGGCAGCGTCGGCCGGCTGCTCGTGACGATGGGTGCCTTCGGCGTCGCGTTCGTGTTCCTCTAGAGCGCGTGGCCGACGCCCCACCCGACCACGACCGCGAGCAGACAGGCCGCGAGCGTCCCGAACGCGTTGAGCGCCGCCGCGAGCCAGCGGCCGCGTTCGAGCCGGTCGACGGTCGCGACGCCGAACGAGGAGAACGTCGTGAACGCGCCGCAGGCCCCGGTGCCGACGAGCAGTGCCACGTCGCCACCCGGGCTGGCCGCGGTGAGCGCGGCGAGGACGAAGCTCCCGACGACGTTCACCACGAACGTCCCGCGGGGGACGGCCTCCTCGCGTCGGGTGAGCGCGACCGAGACGAGCTGGCGGCCCACCGCACCGACCGCGCCGCCGAGGCCGACGAGCAGTGGGGCTGGTAGATTCATGCCGGCACCTCCCTGCTTCCGACCCGGCCCGCCGCCAACCGGCCGACACCGACCCCCGCGAACCCGAGCGCGTACGTCGCCACGACGTAGCCGACGGCGACGGCCGGTTCGCTCGTCGCCGTGCCGACGACGAACGTGCTGTACGTGGTGAAGGAGGAGAGGAAGCCGGTGCCGACGGCGAGACGGGCCCGGCGGGGGACGCGGTCGCGGTCGAGCGAGACGAGGAAGCCGAGCAGCACGCAGCCGACCACGTTGGCGGCGAGCGTGCCGGCGAGACCCGTCGGGACGCCCGCGAGCGCGAGGTCGACGCCCCACCGGGCGTTCGCGCCGGCGAAGCCGCCGCTCGCGACCAGCGCGAGCGTCCGTGCATGGGTCCCGTCGCTCATCGAGACGGAGTGTCGCAGCACGGGTCAAAAGTCCGCCGACTTCGGACGAACGCGGTCGCTCGCGTGGAACTGTCGAACAACGACCCCCGTTCTACACGTCCCCGAGTCTCGTTCAGAAGACGTACTCGTCTTCGTGGCCCATCATCCCGTCGTCCTCGTAGCCGCCACCACCGGGCTCGTCGTCGTCGATCGGCCCACTGGTCTTGTAGGCCTTGATCCCGGTCGAGATCAGATCCTCGATGGCCTCCTCGCGGTTCACGAACTCTCCACGCTCTACCATCTGCGTGATCTGCATCTCGAGATGTTCGGGGATGTTGATTTCGACCTTTGGCATCAGTGGTAGGGGCTTCGGTGATGTGGTATTTAAGCCTGTTGGGGATGGCAGCGCCGGTGCACGACCGGTCGTTTCGAGGGGACCACGGGGGCCGGTTCGGACGGTCCCCGCCCCCGTGGACGCCGCCCGTTCTCACCGAGTCGGTTCCGTCACCCCTACGGTAGCGCGGCCCCGAATGGTGGGTATGAGCGTCACCGACGTCACGGACCTCTACGAGGAGTACGGCGAGGACCGACTCCCGCCGGGCCAGCGCGAGACCTCGAAGTTCCCCGTGCTCTCGAAGGGGAACACCCCGAAGTTCGACCCCGACACGTGGGAGTTCCGCGTCACCGGCGCGGTCGAGGACGAGCTCACCTTCGACTACGACGAGTTCCGAAACCTCCCGAGCGTGACGCAGCGCCAGGACTTCCACTGCGTCACCGGCTGGTCGA encodes:
- a CDS encoding ribbon-helix-helix domain-containing protein; the protein is MPKVEINIPEHLEMQITQMVERGEFVNREEAIEDLISTGIKAYKTSGPIDDDEPGGGGYEDDGMMGHEDEYVF
- a CDS encoding RPA12/RPB9/RPC11 RNA polymerase family protein; its protein translation is MQFCDGCGSIMHTEGDTWVCRSCENEEPRDSQAEAAMTTQDGQRDDGSPDVADATQGSTETMQEPCPADDCDSDRAYYEMMPKPGGSYEVRLFTCVECGQKWRES
- the crcB gene encoding fluoride efflux transporter CrcB — its product is MNLPAPLLVGLGGAVGAVGRQLVSVALTRREEAVPRGTFVVNVVGSFVLAALTAASPGGDVALLVGTGACGAFTTFSSFGVATVDRLERGRWLAAALNAFGTLAACLLAVVVGWGVGHAL
- the mfnA gene encoding tyrosine decarboxylase MfnA; amino-acid sequence: MRGQPQAFDRVLSSMCTEPHPVAREAAERFLATNPGDPATYQSVADLEDEAIAGLGELVGLDDPAGYIASGGTEANIQAVRIARNRAVSSTPNVVVPESAHFSFQKAADVLSVELRVAPLTDDWTADVGAVRRFCDEDTALVVGVAGTTEYGRVDPIPELAELADDVGALCHVDAAWGGFVLPFTDHEWHFGHADVDTMTIDPHKMGAAAIPAGGLVARDGGLFDALAVDTPYLESAKQATLTGTRSGAGVASAAAAMDELWPDGYREQYERAQANAEWVADALSERGFDVVEPELPLVAVPMSDELFESLREADWRVSRTADGKLRIVCMPHVTRDVLEAFVADVDRLQPTANINT
- a CDS encoding fluoride efflux transporter FluC; this encodes MSDGTHARTLALVASGGFAGANARWGVDLALAGVPTGLAGTLAANVVGCVLLGFLVSLDRDRVPRRARLAVGTGFLSSFTTYSTFVVGTATSEPAVAVGYVVATYALGFAGVGVGRLAAGRVGSREVPA
- a CDS encoding YqaA family protein is translated as MSTVSTPSLALLDTFLSVDPVVWLPLSEFIPDFAGLAEAVRNASGVIGLAIIAVYSFLIAFVLPLPSEVVLAPVRTGTLALGLPTYLEYAIVIVVSGVGKAAGSVFAFHIGQEAKESGPVVRFLRNSRFNIIEWSEKKSVELARRYGYVGLAMALSVPFFPDTISIYAFAVLERDYKKFALATFAGSVGRLLVTMGAFGVAFVFL